A genomic window from Balneola vulgaris DSM 17893 includes:
- a CDS encoding DivIVA domain-containing protein has product MKLTPLEIKQQQFEKALRGYDVTDVQSFLTLVSNEVEHLLNKNKELEDQIEKLNDRVRHYERVEEALHETLQTTKESVAQKLDGAKTEADNRIAKAEMQAEAIIKDANHQRLQIRQNILRLLDKREEIIAGMSSYLENSMKSLDQFGKDEAGVYSVPKEEALIQSEVQEEETTSSDDQDVEAEETENKSSRFQLDMETPDNESSLEDEDHAYPPGSDRLDDILDELD; this is encoded by the coding sequence ATGAAACTTACACCCCTAGAAATTAAGCAACAGCAATTCGAGAAAGCACTTCGCGGTTATGATGTAACCGACGTTCAGTCTTTTCTTACGCTAGTTTCTAATGAAGTAGAACACCTCCTTAATAAAAACAAAGAACTTGAAGATCAGATCGAGAAATTGAATGATCGAGTTCGACATTATGAACGTGTTGAAGAAGCTTTACACGAAACACTTCAAACCACAAAAGAATCGGTAGCCCAAAAACTGGACGGGGCAAAAACAGAAGCTGACAATCGTATTGCGAAAGCAGAGATGCAGGCCGAAGCAATTATTAAGGATGCGAACCACCAACGTCTTCAAATTCGCCAGAATATTCTTCGACTACTGGATAAGCGTGAAGAAATTATAGCTGGCATGAGTTCTTACCTCGAAAACTCAATGAAATCATTAGATCAGTTTGGTAAAGATGAAGCGGGGGTATACTCGGTTCCTAAAGAGGAAGCTCTTATCCAAAGTGAAGTTCAGGAAGAGGAAACTACTTCAAGTGATGACCAAGACGTGGAAGCTGAGGAAACGGAAAACAAATCTTCTCGCTTTCAATTAGATATGGAAACGCCAGACAATGAATCTTCATTAGAGGATGAAGATCATGCCTACCCACCTGGTAGTGACCGATTAGACGACATATTGGACGAATTAGACTAA
- a CDS encoding purine-nucleoside phosphorylase, which yields MAFDTVEEFRAKRSEAVQYIQSQTDFTPEYLIILGTGLGQLADEIEVTHAIEYTDIPHFPTSTVESHAGKLLFGTLGGKAVVAMQGRFHFYEGYTMQQIAFPVRVAKMLGAHTLFVSNACGGMNTNFEAGDIMMINDHINFLSDNPLIGPNDDQLGPRFPDMSEPYTERLMDIARNVALEKNIRMHEGVYLAISGPMLETKAEYRYMRQLGADVVGMSTVPEVIAAVHMGMDVLGISVITDECFPDALKPINLEQIFAAAAVAEPKLTQVMVNVLERL from the coding sequence ATGGCATTTGACACTGTTGAAGAATTCCGCGCTAAACGCAGTGAAGCGGTACAATACATTCAATCTCAAACAGATTTCACTCCTGAATACCTCATTATTTTAGGTACCGGTTTAGGCCAATTAGCCGACGAAATTGAGGTTACACATGCTATCGAATACACCGATATCCCACACTTTCCAACCTCCACGGTAGAAAGCCACGCCGGAAAGTTGTTATTCGGCACCCTTGGCGGGAAAGCAGTAGTAGCTATGCAGGGACGTTTTCATTTCTATGAAGGCTATACCATGCAGCAAATTGCATTTCCAGTACGCGTGGCAAAGATGCTTGGCGCCCATACTCTTTTTGTGAGTAACGCTTGTGGTGGAATGAACACCAACTTTGAAGCGGGTGATATCATGATGATTAATGATCACATCAACTTCTTAAGCGACAACCCACTTATTGGCCCCAACGACGATCAATTAGGTCCACGTTTCCCAGATATGAGTGAGCCATATACCGAGCGTTTGATGGATATTGCTCGAAATGTGGCACTTGAGAAAAACATTCGGATGCATGAAGGTGTTTATCTTGCTATTTCTGGTCCGATGCTTGAAACCAAAGCAGAGTACCGATATATGCGCCAACTTGGCGCTGATGTTGTTGGAATGAGCACCGTTCCGGAAGTAATTGCCGCCGTTCATATGGGCATGGATGTTCTAGGAATTTCAGTGATTACTGACGAATGCTTCCCAGATGCTTTAAAACCCATTAATCTTGAACAAATTTTCGCTGCAGCGGCCGTCGCCGAGCCTAAATTGACGCAAGTTATGGTGAATGTTTTAGAGCGACTTTAA